In a single window of the Natronosalvus caseinilyticus genome:
- a CDS encoding ArsR/SmtB family transcription factor, with the protein MTAHHSTNESTRSNRDASCCPAAEHALTERELAADVRTLSAAGSDTRYEALRLIADSDEDVCVCELEPALGVSQGAVSQALSRLYAAGLVTRRKDGRWRYYDTTSRADRLLAVLDETRRLEDE; encoded by the coding sequence ATGACTGCGCACCACTCGACGAACGAATCCACTCGGTCGAATCGAGACGCGAGTTGCTGTCCCGCGGCGGAACACGCCTTGACGGAACGGGAACTGGCCGCCGACGTCCGAACGCTGTCGGCGGCCGGGAGCGACACGCGGTACGAGGCGCTTCGGCTCATCGCCGACAGCGACGAGGACGTCTGCGTCTGCGAACTCGAGCCCGCCCTCGGCGTGAGCCAGGGTGCGGTCAGCCAGGCGCTCTCGCGACTGTATGCCGCCGGTCTCGTGACGCGGCGCAAGGACGGCCGGTGGCGGTACTACGACACGACGTCGCGAGCCGACAGACTGCTCGCGGTCCTCGACGAAACCCGGAGGCTCGAGGATGAGTGA